GGGTGAGACATAGTGATGGCTTTACGCCATACCAGCACCCATGTTGATCTGGCGCTTGACCTGCTCGCGGGTCCAGCGGGCAGTCTCAATTGTGCGCTCGCTGTACTGTCTGGTTGTGCGAGTCTCTCTCACGAGAGAGGTGACCCAGTCATTGCGGAAGTAGGCAGCGAGCTCGCCGTTGGGGAAAGCATCAGCAAGATCACTATTGAAGAGTTAGCATAGGCAATCGAGACTAGGAGATGCCAAAACCTACCCAATCACACCCATGGCAGACCGCATCAAACCTTCGCTGCGGTTGCTTTCCTGGGAGATAATGTGAAGAAGCTGGAAAATAGACTCGATGAAAGGTTGCAGTTGGGTGACTGTGATCTAATTAGCAAGCCGACATCGTAACTGCATGAAGAGTGAAGAGCAACATACTCGAAGCAGTGCCCTTGTAAGACAGAAGAATAGCACCCCAAGCATCCATGATGCCTTCACGGAGAGAAACAATGTAGTCCACCATGTCGTATGGGAGGTCGGAGCTGGTGGTCACGCTGGAGGCTTGCTGGAGAACCTGGCCAACGACTGTCAGGTACGTATCGAAGTTGGTTCCGATGGCCTGGGCGATGTCGCCAAAGGTCTCAAGAATCGCAGGCTTGAGCTGGTTGGTGGAAGTCTGTTTGAGAAGTTAGCATTGAACATCTACCTAGATATGTCTAGGAGACACAATCTCACCTGTAGAGTCTTGAGCAGCAGGTTCATGAAAGTGTCGCAGTAAGGCTGAACCTTCTCGTTCAAGGCACGAGCAATGTCACTGACCAAGCCGATGGCCATAGAGCAGAGACCGGGCTCCTCCTGGTTGCCCAGGGCGTTGTAcaggaatgggctgaatgaCTCCATGTACTTGACGAAATCATCCTCAAGAGCACTGGCAATCGCACCGACGGTGGCAAAGATGACATCTGGCACGCTCGACTTGGCACCAAGGGTATTCAGGACCTGAAGCATCACGCTCATGATACGGTCAGCCTGAGGCTTGATCTCGGCCTCGAAGCGCTGGACGATGGCCAGAATAACACTGATCAAGCTAGTCTGCATCTCCTCGAGGAGAATACGATCCTCGGCACTAACGACCTGCTGCTGCATGGGAACAGTGTGCTCAAGACGTTGGATTATGACATCTGAGAGGGTCGCAACCATGGGCAGGCTGTCATTGGCAGAGTTCATAACAAAAGAGTTGAGAACTTCGTATCCAGCAGTACGGAGCTGGTTATCGGCATCTTGTCTGTACGAGCGTTAGGTTAAAGAAACCGAAAGGATATCAGTCAGGGAACGTACCGCTCAGTCACGGTCAGTAGGGACTTCACACTGTCTTCAAAGTGCTTCGACAAAGGGTTGGTCTGCGAGCCATCGTCACCAGCAAATCGGTCGGCGACGTTCATGAGAGCCCAACAGCAAGAGCTGGCAATCTTGGGGGAGTTGGCGAGGCCGTTGAAGAGGCAAGAGATAAGCGGCTGGAGGTGAACCTCGGGGTCGAGAACCTCGGGGCAGCAGTCGCACACGCGACCCAGAGCGTAGGCAGTGGAGTCCCGGACAGAGATGGAGCTATCCTCCATCATGCCAAGCAAAACAGACAAAGCCTGTTTGATCAGGGGCTCCAGGACCGTGGGTTCAGGGCCTTCCATGATAGCGCCGAAAGCAGCGACGGCGGCATCACGACGGTGCCAGTCCTCGTTGCGGATGTTCTCCTCAACAAAGGTCACGACAGGTTGAATAACATCACCCTGCACACACTGGGCGTAAAGCTGCATAGCCTGGTAGGCAGCACGGGAGACATTGTACTCATTATCATCAGCGTCCTCGTCCTGTCGGCACATTGATTGTAGCAAAACAGGAACAACCTCGCGGGTAGCAACGCGAGCAAATCCGAAGAAAGGACGAGCTTCAACACCCTCCTGCTGAGCCTATAACAAACAGAACGTCAGTACATGGTCAAAGTCACTCGGTCTTGTGCGCTTGATACATACCTCGGCGTTGTCATCCTCGATGGCAATCTCCTCCTCACAGACGGTACACCAGAACTCAATAGCCAGCTTGGCgacttcttcctcctcgctcTTCATGCCCATGATGCTCAGGCCAAACAGAGCCTTCTCCATGTAAAAGCGCATTTTCTCGTAGTAGGATCCCATGATGCGGTTCAAGCAGCCGAATGCAGCAGCCTGCACACGGACTTCATCGGCCTGAGTAGCCTCGCAGACGACCTGCATAATGTAGTTGCGCTCTCCCTCGTTGTCCATGTTGGTTCGCACGAAATCGACGGCATCACTGAGAGCGGCGATAGCAGCGTACCGGACATCCATGTTCGGCTCCTCGCGCCGAGCACCCTGGACAACCGCAGTAAGGATGGCATTGGAGTGTTGTGTCAGACTGGCGCGGAGATCGGGATCTTGCGACTCGCAAATGTAACCGATGGCAGTGAGAGAGGACTGCTTCAGTGCGTCGTTTCCACTGGCGACATTTTGGACAAGAATGCCCATCAACTCGGGCCATTCAGCACGCGGCAACTCGATGGCGGCGATAGAAACAATCAGTGTAGCGGCGGCATTTCCAGCGCGAGCGTCGGGTGACTGCAAAGTCTTGAGCGCAAGCTCTTTGACCTGTGTCTTAGTCTCGGCGTTGATGCTCTGGGCCCATCGAAGCTGCACCTCGCGCAACTTGGCTTGGTCCCGGAAAGTGAAAGCGTTCTTCAAAGCGATACCGGCAGCAACACGGATATGAGCGGGGCTGCTCTCGTTGGCGAGTTCCTGGCCGAGGGTGATGAGGTAGGCAGCCTATCGAGCGACAGAAGTATCAGCATTCAAGAACCTGGGAAATTCTTCATGATTCGTGAAGGGGGGGTTGGTGGGAGATACATACGAAGTCAACCTCCGCCGCGTGGGCGAGTTGCTGTTCGGCATTGCTACGCTCGGTCGCATCTGGCGCGAGGGTACTCTGCAACACCTGACGGACGTCCATGATGTGCAAAGAGATGAAGGATGTGGGGGgggagagaaaaaagaaggaaaaaagagGTGGAGAAAAGATTAGAAAAAAAGCCTTGAATACCCCTCTGGACCCGGATCAATCAAAGGGTTCGACACTCGGTGATCACCACGATAGAAGCAGTGGTGGAAGAGGATTTCCTGTGGAAGAGTGGGAAGAAGGGACGGGTGTTTTTGTGGATATGACGAGGCGGCATGCACTAGGTCTTTCCGCGACGAGAGGCACAGAGAGGAAAAGGTGCCTTGAGTGCACGCCCGAATTTCAACACACAGAAATTAGTTTGGAAATTCTGGGGAAGATGAAATATGTCTGTAGAAGTGTAAGATCTGTGAAGAGACTAAAACAAAGATTCGAAGCAAGAAAGACCACAATGAGTGAGGTTCTACCGGGGGTCGCCCTCTGATTGGCCCTCGTGCGGGGGTTAGTCATGTGCACGTGATTTATGCCTCAGGCTACAGTCTCCCGTGCTCAGTCAAGGACTCTCTTGCTACAATAGATCTGAGGGCATCTTCTAATTTTGACGAGCTCCAATTTCAAGGTCTTGTTCTGCACTTCTCTTCTTCGCTCGACTTTTGTGGCTCGGGGAGCATAATCAGTGTCAAGGCGATGCAAATTGTGCGCCTGTTGCATCTTCATCGGGCTTCCCACTTCCCACCATGAGGGCCTCAATTGTATCGAGAATTAGCTACAACATTAATACTTTGTATGTGTATGCAGAAAAGGATTTTAGCTTATTACTAGGGGGGCTTTAAAAGGTCCTGTGTATGGCTCTTACTTTTTTCCGTCTTCACGAATTTTTTGTGTCAGAGTACATACTCTATGCCGCCAAGTTGGATTCACTGTCTCTAAATTTATCACtgaaaaatccaaaaaaaaaagaagacgtTGAAAAGGATATCCCAGCATTTTTCCACATAGTCTCCCTTGCATCATCTTGAGCCAGATGATTCAGATTATTCCAGTCCTCATCGAGGACAAAATGTGAGCGGCTGTCGTATAaattaagaaaaaaaaaaacagtcaTTACCCGAGGTGTGGGGGGATTCGAGTGTGCGTGTCGAATCACACCGCTACTGGGCCCCagacaattttttttttttaaaaaaaaaattccttGTGGGAAAGTCTTACAACATAGATTTCGTtattgttttgttttttccaCTGTTTTTACCTCGCAAGTCTACCTGTCATTGCATCATGGTAGCGCGGGTGGAATCGGATTTATAATGGGACAAGCGTGATTGTGGAAGTACCTGAGGTCTCGGTTCCATATATCTTTCTATTCTCGTCGGGTGCTAATTTGACGTGGAACAACTGTGCCAAAGTGGAAAGCAAAACGCGAAGACCCATCATAGCTACAATTTACAACATAATTGGGATAGCTAGAGGCTCCTGAAGGAATGGGTGATGGACGttaactacaacatacgttGTAGGTGTGAATCTTGCGTTCGTGGGACAGTAATTACCGAGTATAAATGGGGGCGCCTTCGGGGCACATTTCTATGTCTAGTTCGATATTCTGGTATAAATTATTAGGCATTGGTGCAGTACCTTTCGTCCGTCGGTATCAATTGAGCTGGAACAAATGCGTCCTTATCAACGTGGATTCTCTCGGCTGGAGTAACGCTCTGTGTACCTGTCATTACTGCAGGTCGCAGGCGACATGGATCTTATATGATCTCGTCGAGGTGGGTGACGGACTCGACGTTCTCGTATGACCAATCCTCGGACCTTCCTGACATGGCTTCATCTAGATGGTGTTGCAGCTGCGAGGGTGTTGCGAAATTCTTTGCCAGATATTTAAGCCCAGATAGCAAAGTAGTAGCTCTAGTCTCACTGCTAGCAACTATAACCACTCGTGAACCTTCATGAAGAGCAGCCTTTGTTGGAGCGGCAGATATTTTCTTCTCGGCATAGGCTTTCGATAGCCACGAGACCAAAATTTGTGGGCTTTTCCCCATATTCCAATCCTGAATTTATAAGTAATGCGATGGCATGTGTGCAGAGATGAACTTGCGTACCTTTTTTGGTCGCTCATTTTTACCTCCCCCCGAAAGAGGCTGACTACAGGAATCGAGCATCCTACGAACCAAGGGGTTCATGACCTTGGGGCTATTCTCGGAATACTTGGTCATACTCCTTGGTTCTTCAATCTTGCAAGCTGGAACCCGGGAGCAACGTCTGGACATATCAGGTTGCTTGAATCTTTTCCGAACCTAACACTTCCCACGATGTCAAAACTTTGAAACATGGACCAAGCACTAGCATCGATAGGTTGAGTCGTACTGCTTTCAATGTAAAGATGCAAACTGGTCTACCTTGTCGTCGACACGTGGCCCCTAAGTCGCAAGAACTAGTGAAAATTCTTAGTATATTTGTGTGAATAAAGGATTTTAAGAAACTGTTCtgctcccccccccctccccccctgATGCTAAACCCACGGTCTCATAAGTTGCAGCGCTTTCGGTGATTCGTTATGTCGCACGAGTGATAAattgaaccaaaaaaaatggacGGCGTCGACACTTGAGATCCCCCACGGCGAGCCCGAGACCGAGAAAATCGGCGCTTAATGCTTGATTGAGTCCCTCCACAGACAACAGTGAAGGAACAGCTATGAGACAGAGGAGGGGGTACGATCGGAGAAAGAAGATATAGATTATCCTAGACCTCATCTCACTAGTTTCCTACCTGTTATTGGTGCCGGGTGGAAAGGTCGTATGTCGTGGGCTTGATCGAGAGGAAGGAGTCTGTGATGCAGCGATGTAAGCGCTGTGACATGACAAACTCAAGCGGGATCTAGGATAACCAGCTGATGAACCTGGGGAACAACGTCACTGCCCCGGTTACTGCACGTTTCCCTCGCAGTGGGAAGGACTCGCTTCAAGCCATAATGACTAGATCGTAACCTTTAACTCCCGGGCATCGAACGGGTAGCTGATTAGCGGTATGGAACTTCCCGCTGTGGAGAATAGAGGTGTGTAGGTGGCAGATTGGAATCGAAGTGGGATTAGAACCTTGGACCTTTTTAAAAAAAGCAACTTCGCGATCTTTGCCAATTAGGTTATGATCAAAGAGGATACATACCAATTATCAAGCTTCGAGAGTGGATTTAACACGCTGCTTCAACAATCCTTGCCTGTAGCGCCGATGACAAGAATGATAGGAGCTATGCTAAGTCAAGAAAGAGATTGTCCAAGCAAAGCGCACGAGAAGATGAATTGGGACAGTGTCAACTATCGAGGGACTTGTTGTGAACTGAGGTTCGTGCACGGCCTTGAGAATTGATAAATTACAGCCTTCAGTAAAGCGTAGTCCTAACAGAAGTTATCCGTGTAAGTATAGAATGCGAAAGAATCATGCGATCGGAAATTGGTTATAGCAATGGCACCCGCAAGTGGGAGACCAATGGGAGGCCACTTTCCGGTGTGATATGGAGGCAGGTTAATATTCTATGTTCTGAGATATTGGAAAAGTTAGGTGAAGCCTTGAGAATCATTTATTTGTGGTTACTTAAGGCTCTTGTCCGAAGTTGTCGAAGGCTAGGCATGTTCTACTATCCGACAATTCTTGTCAAGTATGAGGATGCTGACTTGGGTACGTTTATCTGGGTGGGGATTGAGGAAATTGAACAGTTTAATACAACCCTTGCACAAGGCTTGTGGGAAGGCAAGCAACTTCAATATAAGAAGTGGAAGCCATGGAGATATTGATACAGTACAGTCTGTGCTAGCTGCAGATGAACTTCTGTTCCCTTTGCCAAGCAACTTTCCTTTGTGGAATGCTGTTAACACAGATGAATGGATGGCTGTTGGGAGGGACGAAGAGCTGGTTTCTCATGACGATGACTGCCGGGAGAACTGAATTTGAGAGATGGGAGCACTCTTCCAGCTGTGAGTTGAACGATGTGAGATTGCGGAAGCCATCAGGGACTCTATGCGCCCGATTCAAAGCGAAAATCTGCAGTTGCTCTCCTCGGAAAAAAGATGTGTAGTAGAGAAGGCCAAgttcaagatcaagaaaGATCTCAGCTGAGGAGGTGAGGGGCTGTGGGAGCCACACTGCGCTGTCAAGACAGCCGGGGCAAAACGGGTCTCTCGCATATGTACAATAGTTGTAATCAGTGCATTTGTTTCAAGTCCATACCAGGAGTTTAACAGTTCACGTACCGACAGGTCTTGTGTACAAGTGAGACCTCCGCAGTGTTGGGCGGAATTTTTGTACCTCCACATAGAAGGCGAGTGTAGGTAACCATTGGAGAGGTTCCAATTGTAAATGCGCGAATTTACATGTCTTGATAGGTATGATTGCCTCATAAAAGGAAAGCGAATCACCTTCTGCCCAGACTGCCCATCAGATACGGAAGATCACTAAGTGAACTCTATCAAATCAATAGTTGTCAATAGCGATGCAGCATTGATCCACCATTTCCCATGAAGGATAATGATTCCCATGTAATTGTGTGAGCCTAGTTCTCATTATTCTCTTCATCACTATCGAAGACTTCCGAatcgtcatcatcttcctcttcttccgccTCTTGAtaatcctcatcttcttcctcatcctctcCCATGGCGGCATCCAGATCCAAAACCTCATACCGCATAAAATCCCCATACAAAACACAAATGGCGCGTCGTCCCTTTCGCCCATTGACATCGACATGCACAGGTCGCGCTTTAGGGCCATGGAGAGCAAAGATATGTATGAGGACTCTCGCGTGAGGGGATTCAGCTGAGAGATCTAGTGTCGTAGTCGGTATAATCGGTATGGGGGCGGATGGCGTGCTGTCACATTCAATGTACTCAAGGACCAGAGGAGAGGG
The nucleotide sequence above comes from Penicillium digitatum chromosome 1, complete sequence. Encoded proteins:
- a CDS encoding Importin beta-1 subunit; the protein is MDVRQVLQSTLAPDATERSNAEQQLAHAAEVDFAAYLITLGQELANESSPAHIRVAAGIALKNAFTFRDQAKLREVQLRWAQSINAETKTQVKELALKTLQSPDARAGNAAATLIVSIAAIELPRAEWPELMGILVQNVASGNDALKQSSLTAIGYICESQDPDLRASLTQHSNAILTAVVQGARREEPNMDVRYAAIAALSDAVDFVRTNMDNEGERNYIMQVVCEATQADEVRVQAAAFGCLNRIMGSYYEKMRFYMEKALFGLSIMGMKSEEEEVAKLAIEFWCTVCEEEIAIEDDNAEAQQEGVEARPFFGFARVATREVVPVLLQSMCRQDEDADDNEYNVSRAAYQAMQLYAQCVQGDVIQPVVTFVEENIRNEDWHRRDAAVAAFGAIMEGPEPTVLEPLIKQALSVLLGMMEDSSISVRDSTAYALGRVCDCCPEVLDPEVHLQPLISCLFNGLANSPKIASSCCWALMNVADRFAGDDGSQTNPLSKHFEDSVKSLLTVTERQDADNQLRTAGYEVLNSFVMNSANDSLPMVATLSDVIIQRLEHTVPMQQQVVSAEDRILLEEMQTSLISVILAIVQRFEAEIKPQADRIMSVMLQVLNTLGAKSSVPDVIFATVGAIASALEDDFVKYMESFSPFLYNALGNQEEPGLCSMAIGLVSDIARALNEKVQPYCDTFMNLLLKTLQTSTNQLKPAILETFGDIAQAIGTNFDTYLTVVGQVLQQASSVTTSSDLPYDMVDYIVSLREGIMDAWGAILLSYKGTASITQLQPFIESIFQLLHIISQESNRSEGLMRSAMGVIGDLADAFPNGELAAYFRNDWVTSLVRETRTTRQYSERTIETARWTREQVKRQINMGAGMA
- a CDS encoding Cytochrome P450 translates to MLDSCSQPLSGGGKNERPKKDWNMGKSPQILVSWLSKAYAEKKISAAPTKAALHEGSRVVIVASSETRATTLLSGLKYLAKNFATPSQLQHHLDEAMSGRSEDWSYENVESVTHLDEII